Proteins encoded by one window of Cyanobium sp. NS01:
- a CDS encoding DUF177 domain-containing protein yields MDSPHATPPAPPRLRPVPIRELQALKGGLEWPLEHHLNGLDSLTPVRGVVRARHRGDALEVEGEAATIVTLCCDRCLGHYNHSLEAKAQELIWLGSADPQSLDVALTRALDPRLDLDADNLSESLDPRGDFDPAHWIFEQLSLQLPLVNRCGADCPGPAHWGSGPPVGEPAGELPGEAAGGDPRWAALAALRQNAAKGPNHPRPQP; encoded by the coding sequence ATGGATTCTCCCCACGCCACCCCCCCTGCGCCGCCACGGCTGCGGCCCGTGCCGATCCGTGAGCTCCAGGCCCTCAAGGGCGGCCTCGAATGGCCTCTGGAGCACCACCTCAACGGCCTGGACAGCCTCACGCCGGTGCGGGGCGTGGTGCGGGCGCGGCACCGCGGCGACGCCCTGGAGGTGGAGGGGGAGGCGGCCACGATCGTGACCCTCTGCTGCGACCGCTGCCTGGGCCACTACAACCACTCCCTGGAAGCCAAGGCTCAGGAGCTGATCTGGCTGGGCTCGGCCGACCCCCAGAGCCTGGATGTGGCCCTGACCCGGGCGCTGGATCCCCGCCTCGATCTCGACGCCGACAACCTCAGCGAATCCCTCGATCCCCGCGGCGACTTCGACCCGGCCCACTGGATCTTCGAGCAGCTGAGCCTGCAGCTGCCCCTGGTGAACCGCTGCGGTGCCGACTGCCCAGGCCCGGCCCACTGGGGCAGCGGCCCACCCGTGGGGGAGCCCGCTGGCGAGCTGCCTGGCGAGGCCGCCGGCGGCGACCCCCGCTGGGCAGCCCTGGCCGCTCTGCGCCAGAACGCCGCCAAGGGGCCAAACCATCCCAGACCGCAACCATGA
- a CDS encoding AAA family ATPase, whose translation MSETSWADHLDLMIRARTPIIWIRSLEEQRVEALLEQAARRLGNRTLLRWDFVDGLRGAPNREGEASRNPMAALSCLDSLPAEQGAILLLRDFHRYGEDAGICRRLRNLAGSLRQTPRTLIITAPDWKVPPDLDDCITLLDLPLPDAEEIGQLLSSIAAASGRALDPPVLRQLTAACHGLSEQRVRQLAARALARRGQLGADDLAEVLEEKRQAIAKSDLLEYCPSSSSPADIGGLESLKHWLEQRRRAFSEEARAYGLPLPRGVLLVGPQGTGKSLTAKAIAHSWSMPLLRLDVGRLFAGLVGASEARTRDMIQRVEAMAPCVLWIDEVDKGFGLGASSDGRSDGGTSQRVLGTVLTWMAEKTSPVFVVATANAAERLPPELLRKGRFDEIFLLALPGAEERRAILDLQLRQRRPGHSLPLEVLVDRTAGFSGAELEQTVIEAMHLAFAERREFGEADLIAAASQVVPLSRTAREQLEALEQWASTGRARPASRLRGVTNSDAR comes from the coding sequence ATGAGCGAAACCAGCTGGGCCGACCACCTCGACCTGATGATCCGGGCCCGCACCCCGATCATCTGGATCCGCAGCCTCGAGGAGCAGCGGGTGGAGGCCCTGCTGGAGCAGGCGGCGCGGCGGCTGGGCAACCGCACCCTGCTGCGCTGGGACTTCGTGGATGGCCTGCGCGGCGCCCCGAACCGCGAGGGCGAGGCCAGCCGCAATCCGATGGCGGCCCTGAGCTGCCTCGATTCCCTGCCTGCTGAGCAGGGCGCGATCCTGCTGCTGCGCGACTTCCACCGCTACGGCGAGGATGCCGGCATCTGCCGCCGCCTGCGCAACCTGGCCGGCAGCCTGCGCCAGACCCCCCGCACCCTGATCATCACGGCGCCGGACTGGAAGGTGCCGCCGGACCTCGATGACTGCATCACCCTGCTGGATCTGCCGCTGCCGGATGCCGAGGAGATCGGCCAGCTGCTGAGCTCGATCGCCGCCGCCAGTGGCCGGGCGCTCGATCCGCCGGTGCTGCGCCAGCTCACGGCGGCCTGCCACGGCCTCAGCGAACAGCGCGTGCGCCAGCTGGCGGCCCGCGCCCTGGCCCGCCGCGGCCAGCTGGGTGCCGACGACCTGGCCGAGGTGCTGGAGGAAAAGCGCCAGGCGATCGCCAAGAGCGACCTGCTGGAGTACTGCCCCAGCAGCTCCAGCCCGGCCGACATCGGCGGGCTCGAATCCCTCAAGCACTGGCTGGAGCAACGGCGCCGGGCCTTCAGCGAGGAGGCCCGGGCCTACGGGTTGCCCCTGCCCCGGGGGGTGCTGCTGGTGGGCCCCCAGGGAACGGGCAAGTCGCTCACGGCCAAGGCCATTGCCCACAGCTGGTCGATGCCCCTGCTGCGACTGGATGTGGGGCGCCTGTTCGCCGGCCTGGTGGGGGCCTCGGAGGCCCGCACCCGCGACATGATCCAGAGGGTGGAGGCCATGGCGCCCTGCGTGCTCTGGATCGATGAGGTGGACAAGGGCTTCGGTCTCGGGGCCAGCAGCGACGGCCGCAGTGACGGCGGCACCAGCCAGCGGGTGCTGGGCACGGTGCTCACCTGGATGGCGGAAAAGACCAGCCCGGTGTTCGTGGTGGCCACGGCCAACGCGGCCGAGAGGCTGCCCCCCGAACTGCTGCGCAAGGGTCGCTTCGATGAGATTTTTCTGCTGGCACTGCCGGGAGCGGAGGAACGGCGCGCCATCCTCGACCTGCAATTGCGCCAGCGCCGGCCGGGCCACAGCCTGCCGCTGGAGGTGTTGGTGGATCGCACGGCGGGCTTCTCCGGAGCGGAGCTGGAGCAGACGGTGATCGAGGCCATGCACCTGGCCTTTGCCGAGCGGCGCGAGTTCGGCGAAGCCGACCTGATCGCCGCGGCCAGCCAGGTGGTTCCCCTCAGCCGCACGGCCCGCGAGCAGCTCGAGGCCCTGGAGCAATGGGCCAGCACGGGGCGAGCCCGACCCGCCTCCAGGTTGCGGGGCGTAACGAACTCCGACGCCAGGTAA
- a CDS encoding aminotransferase class V-fold PLP-dependent enzyme yields MTSGFRDQLPALANKTYFNYGGQGPLPTASLEAMVAAWGQLQELGPFTGDVWPFVESTVAGLRRRLGRWLGVPPQRLAFTENVTSGCVLPLWGLPWQQGDVLLLSDCEHPGVVAACQELARRQQLTIERFKVADLLQDPAATDAAVLQRLENALGPRTRLVVLSHLLWNTGQVMPIAAVASRLDQHPQRPWLLVDAAQSLGSIPVAEAAEAADIYACTGHKWCCGPEGLGVVALSERLLAEAQPTLIGWRSLSHEGSATSGFHTDGRRFEVATSCIPLFAGLDRSLELLEGEGTDAPRLDQIQARAGSLWQQLQGLAGVRTLLHQPPPAGLVSFVVEGMEPGVLVRKLGKRGLWLRTLDAPHCLRACTHITTTEAELAQLVGTLAEFTAPGLIS; encoded by the coding sequence ATGACCAGCGGCTTTCGCGACCAGCTGCCAGCCCTGGCCAACAAGACCTACTTCAACTACGGCGGCCAGGGCCCCCTGCCGACCGCGAGTCTGGAGGCCATGGTTGCGGCCTGGGGCCAGTTGCAGGAGCTGGGACCATTCACTGGGGATGTGTGGCCCTTTGTGGAGTCAACGGTGGCCGGCCTGCGCAGGCGCCTGGGCCGCTGGCTCGGGGTACCGCCTCAGCGCCTGGCCTTCACCGAGAACGTGACCAGCGGCTGCGTGCTTCCCCTCTGGGGCCTGCCCTGGCAGCAGGGAGACGTGCTGCTGCTGAGCGATTGTGAGCACCCCGGCGTGGTGGCGGCCTGCCAGGAGCTGGCCCGACGCCAGCAACTCACGATTGAGCGCTTCAAGGTTGCTGACCTGCTGCAGGACCCAGCGGCCACCGACGCCGCAGTGCTGCAGCGGCTGGAGAACGCCCTCGGCCCCCGCACCCGCCTGGTGGTGCTCTCCCACCTGCTCTGGAACACCGGGCAGGTGATGCCGATCGCCGCTGTGGCCAGCCGGCTGGACCAGCACCCGCAGCGACCCTGGCTCCTGGTGGATGCTGCCCAGTCACTGGGCAGCATCCCCGTGGCCGAGGCAGCCGAGGCGGCCGACATCTACGCCTGCACAGGTCACAAGTGGTGCTGTGGGCCGGAGGGCCTGGGCGTGGTGGCCCTCTCTGAGCGGCTGCTGGCGGAAGCCCAGCCCACCCTGATCGGCTGGCGCAGCCTCAGCCATGAGGGCAGCGCCACCAGTGGCTTTCACACCGACGGGCGCCGCTTTGAGGTGGCCACGTCCTGCATCCCCCTGTTCGCCGGCCTGGATCGCTCCCTGGAACTGCTGGAGGGTGAAGGCACCGACGCCCCGCGCCTCGATCAGATCCAGGCGCGGGCCGGGTCCCTGTGGCAGCAGCTGCAGGGGCTGGCAGGCGTACGGACGCTGCTGCACCAGCCCCCACCCGCAGGGCTGGTGAGCTTCGTGGTGGAGGGCATGGAGCCGGGGGTTCTGGTGCGCAAGCTGGGGAAGCGGGGCCTCTGGCTTCGCACCCTGGACGCCCCCCACTGCCTGCGCGCCTGCACCCACATCACCACAACAGAAGCTGAGCTGGCCCAGCTGGTGGGAACTCTGGCCGAGTTCACCGCGCCGGGCCTGATCAGTTGA
- the aqpZ gene encoding aquaporin Z, giving the protein MASSVPMSRKFLAELIGTFWLVFGGCGSAVLAAVFPYDDAAVNPLGLGFLGVSLAFGLTLLTMAYAIGHISGCHINPAVTFGLWASGRHPGSQLLPYIAAQVIGGVIAGGLLLGIANGRPGFELSGSNPLATNGFGAHSPGGYGLLSALIIEVVLTFIFLLVILGVTHKDAIKDLAGVPIGLSLVLIHLISIPVTNTSVNPARSTGVALWVGGDAVGQLWLFWLAPIVGALLAGWVQRQLLDGRSD; this is encoded by the coding sequence ATGGCTTCTTCCGTGCCCATGTCGAGGAAATTCCTCGCCGAGTTGATCGGTACGTTCTGGCTGGTGTTCGGTGGCTGCGGCAGCGCCGTGCTGGCCGCCGTCTTCCCCTATGACGATGCTGCGGTCAATCCCCTCGGTCTCGGTTTCCTCGGGGTCTCCCTCGCTTTTGGCCTCACGCTGCTCACCATGGCCTACGCCATCGGCCATATCTCCGGTTGCCACATCAACCCGGCCGTGACCTTCGGCCTCTGGGCCAGCGGCCGCCATCCCGGCTCGCAACTGCTTCCCTACATCGCCGCCCAGGTGATCGGCGGCGTGATCGCCGGCGGCCTGCTGCTGGGCATTGCCAATGGCCGACCCGGCTTTGAGCTCAGCGGCAGCAATCCCCTGGCCACCAACGGCTTCGGGGCCCACTCCCCCGGGGGCTATGGCCTGCTGTCGGCGCTGATCATTGAAGTGGTGCTCACCTTCATCTTTCTGCTGGTGATCCTGGGCGTCACTCACAAGGATGCGATCAAGGACCTCGCCGGCGTGCCGATCGGCCTGAGCCTGGTGCTGATCCACCTGATCAGCATCCCCGTCACCAACACCTCGGTGAACCCCGCCCGCAGCACGGGCGTGGCCCTCTGGGTGGGTGGTGATGCCGTGGGCCAGCTGTGGCTGTTCTGGCTGGCGCCGATCGTCGGTGCGCTGCTGGCTGGCTGGGTCCAGCGTCAGCTGCTGGATGGCCGCAGTGACTGA
- a CDS encoding UDP-N-acetylmuramoyl-L-alanyl-D-glutamate--2,6-diaminopimelate ligase — MPTLLHPLLSEVGLQVPEGLPDATVRSISCDSRRVGPATLFIGLPGTQVDGGRYWRAALEAGACLAVVGPGAILDDRPGDGDPVLVVEEPVARWAGALAAAYWAQPSARLGLIGVTGTNGKTTTTHLIEHLAGAAGLPTALFGTLENRWPGYSVTAQHTTAFADLLQAQLARAVEAGARIAAMEVSSHALDQQRVAGCQFAGAVFTNLTQDHLDYHASMEAYFAAKALLFTSPLLKASASPTVVVNGDDPWGAQLARQLGPRCWRSSLLDPGAELFIDSLEMESSGVRGRLVTPLGEGRFQSPLLGRFNLMNLLQAVGALVQQGIPLDLLLPGLASFRGVPGRMERVSPAGSQPQPVVLVDYAHTPDGLDNALQASRPFTRGQLICVFGCGGDRDRSKRPQMGAIAARLADRVVVTSDNPRTEDPQAILDDVVAGIPAGTDLEVEGDRAGAIAAAIRAAQPEDLVLIAGKGHEDYQILGTTKIHFDDREEAQKALGSRLGLAGLK, encoded by the coding sequence GTGCGCTCGATCAGCTGTGACTCGCGCCGGGTGGGTCCCGCCACCCTGTTCATCGGTCTGCCCGGCACCCAGGTGGATGGCGGCCGCTACTGGCGCGCTGCCCTCGAAGCGGGGGCCTGCCTGGCAGTGGTGGGTCCCGGGGCGATCCTCGACGACCGCCCCGGCGACGGCGATCCGGTGCTGGTGGTGGAGGAACCCGTGGCCCGCTGGGCCGGAGCCCTGGCCGCCGCCTATTGGGCACAACCCAGCGCCCGCCTGGGCCTGATCGGGGTCACCGGCACCAACGGCAAGACCACCACCACCCACCTGATCGAGCACCTGGCGGGGGCGGCGGGTCTGCCGACCGCCCTGTTCGGCACCCTGGAGAACCGCTGGCCCGGCTACAGCGTCACAGCCCAGCACACCACCGCCTTCGCCGATCTGCTGCAGGCCCAGCTGGCCCGCGCGGTCGAGGCCGGCGCCCGGATCGCGGCCATGGAGGTGAGCTCCCACGCCCTCGATCAGCAGCGGGTGGCCGGCTGCCAGTTCGCCGGGGCGGTGTTCACCAATCTCACCCAGGACCACCTCGACTACCACGCCTCAATGGAGGCCTACTTCGCCGCCAAGGCGCTGCTGTTCACCTCCCCCCTGCTCAAGGCCAGTGCCAGCCCCACCGTGGTGGTGAACGGCGACGACCCCTGGGGTGCCCAACTGGCCCGCCAGCTGGGGCCGCGCTGCTGGCGCAGTTCCCTGCTCGACCCCGGCGCCGAGCTGTTCATCGATTCCCTCGAGATGGAGAGCAGTGGCGTGCGCGGCCGGCTGGTGACGCCCCTGGGAGAGGGCCGCTTCCAGTCGCCGCTGCTGGGCCGCTTCAACCTGATGAACCTGCTGCAGGCCGTGGGAGCCCTGGTGCAGCAGGGGATCCCCCTGGACCTGCTGCTGCCTGGACTGGCCAGTTTCCGCGGGGTGCCCGGACGCATGGAGCGGGTGAGCCCCGCCGGCAGCCAGCCCCAGCCGGTGGTGTTGGTGGACTACGCCCATACGCCCGATGGTCTGGACAATGCCCTGCAGGCCAGCCGGCCCTTCACCAGGGGGCAACTGATCTGCGTGTTCGGCTGCGGCGGTGATCGCGACCGCAGCAAACGCCCCCAGATGGGCGCCATCGCCGCGCGCCTGGCCGATCGCGTCGTGGTGACCTCCGACAATCCGCGCACGGAGGATCCCCAGGCCATCCTCGACGACGTGGTGGCCGGCATCCCCGCCGGCACCGACCTGGAGGTGGAAGGCGACCGGGCCGGCGCGATCGCCGCGGCGATCAGGGCAGCGCAGCCCGAGGATCTGGTGCTGATCGCTGGCAAGGGCCATGAGGATTACCAGATCCTGGGCACCACCAAGATTCACTTCGACGACAGGGAGGAGGCCCAGAAGGCCCTCGGCTCCAGGCTGGGCTTAGCCGGCTTGAAGTGA